The following are encoded together in the Buteo buteo chromosome 2, bButBut1.hap1.1, whole genome shotgun sequence genome:
- the LOC142041751 gene encoding uncharacterized protein LOC142041751: MGQQLTKEKETILSTWRALLKRKGVKTPEQSLKRILIWCKMQGFQATTVTAFSVGVWQAVGWKMFGEISKGQKELCMLAIVWRLLRETLKEWTAECDAKDQQKKAEDSDNVSNEKVSAQVTAAANAAISAVAGRKPLMGKIRSYPYSPPPPPMPLITLPGDEGPSSPTGAAAEGVTPSAPAEENDVAINTEPDSVGRTEIEGRKDGESQTECEGRTESESQNETEAEKSLTDTMRSLQLTDKTIPKEPLLGALPPSTITVVLRSPDQFWEGVRKYAADSGNWDLVERLSPCSLTPAFLKPLDKAAEAPVTFPVFRAAPGTNRHDEHNPIGWRVVQDLQNRVQKYRINSPEVMQLIRVISTDLLCPYDITHLAQVLFQPVQLHIFQSTWRQMARTAAQHNLRLLQGDLRLGLGEDALLGEGQYSSPQLQATWPPMALEQAQNIGLMAMKRTMDMAAPKQKYATICQGPTEPFLQFVEKISAALEKQVEDEVLRQILCKQLARDNADEDCQKIIQALPGDPSVPDMVAACSKAGTLEHTVTTIANAMRNSGKCCGCGSEGHINVTSPHKTSPGHICAMVSTPYPPVTIPKGTRIAQFVPFSSSISRAGQQLRCDGGFGSTGPPQFCWSQTVSSSRPCMTCTLSNHGRSPTTPSAKGPAEGSQDNIFSTNTKRGNCRGMQRAYGIPDSSRTARP; encoded by the exons atggggcagcaattaacaaaagaaaaggagacgattttgtctacctggagagccctattaaaaagaaaaggggttaagaccccagaacaaagcttgaaaaggattttaatatggtgtaagatgcaaggctttcaagccacaacagttactgcattcagtgtgggtgtgtggcaagcagtgggatggaaaatgtttggtgaaatctctaaaggacagaaagagctgtgtatgTTGGCGATCGTATGGCGTCTATTACGCGAGACCCTGAAGGAATGGACAGCAGAATGTGATGCgaaagatcagcaaaagaaagctgaggactctgacaatgttagcaatgaaaaagtttctgctcaagtaacagctgcagccaatgctgcaatctcagcagttgcgggcagaaaacccctcatgggcaaaatcagatcatacccttattcacctcctcctcctcctatgCCATTAATTACTCTACCGGGCGATGAGGGGCCCTCCTCACCTACTGGTGCGGCGGCAGAAGGGGTGACTCCATCAGCCCCCGCCGAGGAGAATGATGTGGCGATTAACACCGAGCCGGACAGTGTGGGCCGTACTGAAATTGAGGGCCGAAAGGACGGTGAGAGTCAAACTGAGTGTGAGGGCCGAACGGAAAGTGAGAgccaaaatgaaactgaggcagaaaaatctctaactgacactatgcgatctctgcagctcacagataaaACCATACCGAAGGAACCCCTGCTGggggctctccctccatccacaataACTGTGGTCCTGAGATCCCCTGATCAGTTCTGGGAGGGagttagaaaatatgctgccGACTCTGGCAACTGGGATCTAGTAGAACGCCTCAGCCCGTGCTCTCTAACACCGGCGTTTCTAAAGCCTCtagataaagcagcagaggctcctgttacatttcctgttttcagagctgctccaggcacaaaccGGCACGATGAGCACAATCCAATCGGCTGGAGAgtagtgcaggatttgcagaatagagtacaaaaatacagaatcaattctcctgaggtgatgcaacttattcgtgtaatcagcacagatctgctgtgtccATATGACATTACGCATCTAGCACAGGTGCTGTTTCAGCCCGTACAATTGCACATATTTCAATCtacttggaggcagatggcacgcacagcagcacagcataatTTACGACTGCTACAGGGTGACCTGAGATTaggccttggagaggatgctttgcttggtgaagggcagtatagtagccctcagctgcaggctacatggcCTCCGATGGCTCtcgaacaagcacaaaatataggcCTTATGGCAATGAAGCGAACCATGGACATGGCAGCTCCgaagcaaaaatatgccactatctgccaaggccccacagaaccctttttacaatttgtagaaaaaatatctgccgccctggaaaaacaggtagaagatgaggTCTTAAGGCAGATTCTATGCAAACAGTTGGCAAGAGATAATGCTGATGAGGACtgtcaaaagatcatacaggctttaccaggagatccttctgtccctgacatggtagctgcatgttctaaagctgggacactggaacacacggtgaccaccatagccaatgctatgagaaattctggaaagtgctgtgggtgtggcagtgaagggcatatcaatgtaacttctccacacaaaacatcaccaggtCACATTTGTGCGATGGTTtcgaccccctacccaccagtgACAATCCCTAAAGGTACTCGTATTGCtcaatttgttcctttttcgagttctatttcaagagcaggacagcaactgcgatgcgatggaggcttcggctctacgggaccccctcagttctgctggtctcagactgtctcGTCATCCCGACCATGTATGACGTGCACGCTGTCGAATCACGGAAGATCGCCGACTACa ccttctgcaaagggccctgcagagggcagccaggacaatatctttagcacaaatacaaaaagggggaattgtcgggggatgcaacgagcctacggaattcctgacagttcgagaacagcgcgaccttga